The Fragaria vesca subsp. vesca linkage group LG2, FraVesHawaii_1.0, whole genome shotgun sequence genome includes a window with the following:
- the LOC101300884 gene encoding uncharacterized protein LOC101300884: MVRLRQGGGGGGGQGLTMGSRSRCEDCGNKAKKECVYMRCRTCCKNKGFQCQTHVKSTWVPLYKRSLLHEQQHSYDDYHQQQRLAVDQGHVFINPSKRLRQHNPCSSSAVNLSMEGLDRDHQEANNFPAEVNTMAKFQGVRVSSMDDMVDLDQYAYQTSVTIGGHVFRGILYDQGPAVHQMSCYTTSASAADQPHLPTSFSYQLVNPFNSSMPAVSSNLSSIDIFSGNLGFKFK, encoded by the exons ATGGTGAGGCTGAGACAAGGAGGAGGAGGAGGAGGAGGACAGGGTTTAACAATGGGATCAAGGTCAAGGTGCGAAGACTGTGGGAATAAAGCAAAGAAGGAGTGTGTGTACATGAGATGCAGGACTTGTTGTAAGAACAAAGGGTTTCAGTGCCAAACACACGTCAAATCGACTTGGGTTCCTCTCTACAAAAGAAGCCTACTTCATGAGCAGCAGCACAGCTATGATGATTACCACCAGCAACAGCGTCTTGCTGTTGATCAAGGACACGTCTTCATCAACCCTAGTAAGAGGCTAAGACAACACAACCCCTGTTCATCATCTGCAG TCAATCTATCAATGGAAGGGCTGGATCGAGATCATCAAGAAGCTAATAATTTTCCTGCTGAAGTGAATACCATGGCGAAATTTCAGGGTGTTCGAGTGAGCTCCATGGACGATATGGTGGATCTGGATCAGTATGCTTATCAGACAAGTGTGACTATAGGTGGCCATGTATTCAGGGGCATTCTCTATGATCAAGGCCCTGCTGTTCATCAGATGAGTTGTTACACTACTTCAGCTTCTGCAGCAGATCAACCACATCTTCCAACTTCTTTTTCATATCAATTGGTTAATCCATTTAATTCTTCCATGCCTGCAG TGTCTTCCAATTTGTCTTCTATAGATATATTTAGCGGTAACCTCGGCTTCAAGTTCAAGTAA